The Neofelis nebulosa isolate mNeoNeb1 chromosome 1, mNeoNeb1.pri, whole genome shotgun sequence sequence GGCTGAGGTATTGGGAGGAGGCAGAAAAATGTAGAGGAGTGACACTCTGGAAATCTCTGGAAAATTCCCTTTGCTTACATACAGTATTTAGTGGACATTTTTAAAGTGGGACATAACACAGAACAAAAACcaatgttttccattctttttggaATGGAAGAAGAGCCAATTAGGTTGACCCGTAGAAAACCTTCCCcaattttcctctccttctcctgggAGAGATTTTGTTTGTTGGTGTAGCTGAGATGAGCAGAGAACTTTGCAGGAACCTCCCTTCCTTGTGAAGTTTAATTGCCAGAGACTAGGGACAGAGATATGACAGAAGATGAATCTCCAAGGATTTGTGAAAATAGAAGCAATTTTCCTTAGTCACAGAAAAGGGGAGAACAATGGGTAGCAGTGAGGAGTGAGGGAATAAAACCTATTAGCTTGGCACTCGACCTGGCTCAGCAAAGGGTCTCTTGCAAAGGTGAGAGGTTCCTTGCTAGTCCCCAttgtctcttcccctcctggtccagacctctctctcctgctcctatGGATGAGGGTTATATGATCTCTCTGTATTATAATTGTTCTGGAAATCTTTTTCTTAACGCCAAAAATTCTGCCAGGGTTTTAGCATGAAGCTTAGTCttctatatttttttgtattctttctttcagaacccattttattcccatttttaccAGTCTTAATgcattttttcaaaacttttccaCAGCCCTCTAGAAGGCATCAGGCATTTCCTTCCTGTGGATGGAGAGTGGCCCAAGCACCTCAGTTAACTTCATTTTCTCAGAATAGGAGGAGATTCTAGAGGAGTTCTGACCACACAAGTCtttcttctggaaattttcttCTCTACCTTAACTCCCTTCTGCTTCAATTTTAGTTACATTTCCTTCCAAGGACATGGAGGTCCCCTGGCTTCCAGGGAGAGACCCTGCTGCAGACGCAACTGATTAGGGCAGCCATCCCTTGGTGAAGTCTGTTTTCCAAGGACATAGGACTCCAGACTCCTGATCTGCCCTCCTCACTCCCAGATCCTTCCTGGCATCATTGATTACATCATTTCAAGGTAAGATTCTTCCTCTATGTGTCTtgtatttcctctttctgttaTCAAATGCTTAAAATGTTTGCTCACCCCACCACTACCTTTGCCATTCACCTGCTTACTACTTCTCTTGAAGTAGAGACCTCTTGTGTGGTTAgaatttgtttcttgatttttttttttgcctcctaaTTCTTTATTCTGTGGGTAGAACTAGAGATGACCTGAGGGTTGTTTCATGTAACCTGTCGTATTACTGCTTGGGAGACTGTCACCCAGGAGAGGAAGTGAATTCCTCAGGGTCTTCCAACAGGTTTTAGGAAGGGTGGGGACTGTTTTGTCTTTGCAAGTCTAGAGAGGATGTGACAATGGCTCCCTCTAGGGCACTGGGAAAGctatattttcctgatgacatcTGGCTATTAGATTTGGATGAGAGTGTTGAAGTCGTCTCCTGCTGACCCACCTACAAATGCCTATATTTCTAACTCTTGGGAAAAAGTTTCTGCTTGCTGCTCCTCCACaccttgtatatatttttctgtttggataTTTTCTCCTATACCCCTTCTTCTTGAAGGAACTCAGTGCTCTGCTATTTTTACAAACATGCGTTGGTGTTTTTGCTCCCTGTCCTACCTGCAGTTTCCTTTCATTTCGTAGCTGTGTCATGAATCTGACTACTTTCTGATGCAGATCTCCCCAACACAATTCCCAGTGAACCTCTTTATGAGTCTCTTACACATAGCGTAGGGCTTTGACATGTCTGATCTGAGGGGTGCAGGACTGCCTTCTTACTATTAAATATCCCCAACATTGCCCAACTGAAACAATATGTATTATGGCCTCTTGGTAAGACTTTGCAGAGAGAAATTTGCATCTCAGTGGAGGAGACTAGGAAGTGTCAGGTCATGACTATTGACTCTGCTCATATTGGAAGCATCTGTTTCTGCCTGAAGGGCCAGGAACTGCTATGAGAAGACTTTGATGGGGAAGGACTTCAATGAGAGGCAGAAAGGTTGCAGGCAAAGTGGTCTGCTCCACTTTCCCAACAGGATGAAAAAGTCCATGATGCTGGGCTTTCACAGCCCCCAGAGTCCCAGAAGTCAGAGAGCTCATTGTGGCATTAATAGGAGAGTTCTGCCCCTATGCCTGGCTTTCCACTTCACTTAGGTGCTCCCTCTGTTTCTGTTCCTCATCCCACTTGTGTTTTTGCTTCCCCCCTGATCCTTCCTTCTTAGcatctgtgttctctctttctcactaaGTCTATGTTCCCTGCCCTCTATTAcattgtctctgttttcttattttttttggtctcttctgggagataacatttctttttttttttttttgatttattttatttatttatttatttatttatttattttttaatatatgaaatttactgtcaaattggtttccatacaacacccagtgctcatcccaaaaggtgccctcctcaatacccatcacccaccctgccctccctcccaccccccatcaaccctcagtttgttctcagtttttaagagtctcttatgctttggctctctcccactctaacctctttttttttttttcccttcccctcccccatgggtttctgttacgtttctcaggatccacataagagtgaaaccatatggtaggGGAGATAACATTTCTGATGGTctaacattttctgtatttttctcctgTATCTTGTCTCCTTTAGCTTGACATTTTTTCATTACTCCTTTCATCTCTCCCATCTTCCTTTGGTCTACTGTTACTGTTGCTCTCCCTTTAACTCCTCATCCTTTCTCTCATGACTCACTGCATTCTGTGCCATCACTCTGTGAGGCATACTGGCATGCCCTAGGACAGGACTCTCAATCTGCTCTAAGTGTATGACTGTAGTGTGTATGGCCAGGTAGCTCTGACAACAGAGATCCCATACAACACCCTAGATGTGACATCAAGAATAGTATACAGTGTTACTTTCTCTGTAAAAAAAGTTAACTATGAATTTCTTACTTTTACTTGAAAAATCCCTAGTTGTTTCTTGTACCAGTTTTTACAATATTATGCTACAAAGCAAGCTTAAAAAGACAAGATATGCCAGATACATTACTTACCTGCTTATATGACAATCTTCGCTTACATTCAAGGAATACACAAAGAAATTCTTGTCAAAAATTGAAATATTGCAGGTCAAACTAGAGTCCTTTTTTTGACCCTAATCCCCACCCAATTCTAACCCTTTCTCCGAGGTAATTATTGTTATCATACTCTGTGTCCTTTAGTAATTTATGTATAGTTGTTgctcatattcttttcttttaatttttaaatgtttacttatttttgagagagagagagagagacagtgcgagcaggggaggggcagagagagagaggaagacacgaatccaaagcaggctttaggctctgagctgtcagcacagagcccgacgcggggcttgaactcatggactgcgagatcatgacctacactgaagttggacacttaaccgactgagccacctaggcgccccacatTTACAAAGTTTCTTAGAAAATACTTTAAGATTTTacatcttgaaaataaaaaccctCTCTATCTCAGTTTTCCTACTTAAGAGGATAATGATGAAGCTTCTAGGGCAGTTATGCGGATTAAATGTGAGGATGTGGCAGAGTGTTCATTTTAAGACCTGGCACATAAGAAATGGTCAAGTAATGCCAGCTTTTGTCACTTCTAAACTACTAGGCATTGCTTATGTTATCACCTTCAATCTTTAATATAACTCTATATGATACTGTTAACCTTATCTGGgataaggaagctgaggttcaAAATTTTGCATAAGTGCTCAGTTCACAAAGTTGACACATGCCCTTGTTGTTTTAGTactttttcctgaaaaatcaAATCCTTAAGTGAAGCTGGCCTTTGTAGGAGAGGCAACTATAAAGACTGAAGAACAGCCAATTCCTAGCAGAGACAGAAGCAATGATCACTTCAGCAATAAATAGCTCTAAATTTGCTTCTCAGTTATGTGAAGAAAGTCCTAGGAGTTAAAACAATGTCATTAGCAACAGcttgcttctttccttaaaagtttttcctgtttttaaaaaattgtatcttaattccagtatacttaacatacattgttatattatgttcaggtgtacaatgtaatgattcaatacttctatatatcacccagtgctcatcatgacaagtgcacttcttaatccccatcacctatttaacccatccccacatccacctcccctctggtaaacatcagtttgttctttatagttaagaatctgtttcttaatttgtctctctttttttcttttgttcatttgttttgtttctgaatttccacatgagtgaaatcatatggtttttgtctttctctgacttatttcacttagcataatactctctagctccatcaatgtcattgcaaagggcaagatttcattcttttttatggttgaataatatttatatataaaccacttcgtatatatcacttctttatttATCAATCAATgaatacttgggctgcttccataatttagttattgtaaataatgatacTAAAAACATACGTGTGCATGTaatttttgggtaaatacacaataatgtgattactggatcatatggtagttctgtttttaactattGACagaactccatactattttccacagtgaaaTCCTGTATCTTTGTtagagattctttttctttttaaacagaaatttaaagagTTTATTCTAAACTCAGTAACATTTAAAGAGGACAGCACATTGGGCAAAGTTTTGATGTCTCAATATTGTAGCACTAAACATACACCTCCTGCTTCCAGATCTCAAGACTTTGGCACGTCCCTCTGCAGGAACAATGGCCTGGGTGGGAAACCAGACTCTCATCTCCCACTTCATCCTCCTGGGCCTTTTCACCCAGTCACCACTgcacttcttcctcttttccatcATCATGGTCATGTTCCTGGTGGCCCTCTCTGGAAATGGGCTCATGATCCTCCTCATCAATGTCGATTCTCGCCTGCACaaccccatgtacttcttcctcagcTGGCTGTCACTCATGGATCTCATGCTCATCTCTACCATTGTGCCACGGATGGCCACTGACTTCCTCCTGGGCCATGGCGCCATCTCCTTCACAGGCTGTGggcttcagattctcttcttcctcactctcttGGGGGATGAGTGCTTTCTGCTGGCCttcatggcctatgaccgctatgtaGCCATCAGCAACCCACTGAGGTACTCAGTGGTCATGAGCCGCCGTGTCTGCTGGCTCATGGTGACAGTGTCCTGGCTCTTTGGCCTGGTGGATGGACTTATCCAGGCCATCTTCACCCTGCACTTCCCCTACTGTGGCTCCCAGGAGGTTGATCACTTCTTCTGTGAGGTCCCTGCCATACTGAAGCTGGCCTGTGCTGACACCTCCCTCTATGAGACCATGATCTATGTCTGTTGCATCCTAATGCTGCTCCTGCCCTTCTCTGTCATCTCTGCTTCCTACCTGCAGATCCTGGCAGCTGTGCTCCATATGCGTTCTGCTGAAGGTCGGCAGAAGGCCTTTGCTACCTGCTCCTCTCACATGGCAGTGGTCTCCCTCTTCTATGGGGCTGCTATGATCACCTACATGCGACCCCAGGCCTACCACTCCTCCAAGCAGGACAAGGTGGTCTCGGCCTTCTACACCATGATCACCCCTATGCTCAATCCACTCATATACAGCCTGAGGAACAAGGAAGTGGCTGAGGCTCTCAGAAAACTCCTTGGGAGGTGTCCCTGTGGTGGGGGTCAGGCCTAGGTTGACATTAGCCCCTGCAGATGGGGGTTCTGGGGCCTGGGAACTTGGATTAGCCTCTGTAGTTTTATTGGAAGAGAAACAAATGTGCCatactgaaaataaaagtcattctTTTACCAGAGTTAATCAGATTAATACATCAATTCAGTTCATCAtgtccatgttgagtgtggataGTGTGGAAGGAGGGCTGGGTCGATGTGGTTACAAAGAATAGAAGACACAAAGCATATATGTCAGTGTCAGCAAGTAACAGGTTTCAGCTATTTTCCTTGCCAGGAATTACCAACAGCTGAAGAAAACACCTTGCTCAATGTGCTTCTCTTTGGAAGTCTGCCTGAATCCCATGACTGGCCAATGTAGGATATAAACGTTTGGTCCCTCTTGCCTTAGTTTGACTCTGAAGGGCCATGCCTTTTCCAGAGCTCCCTGTAAGATCTGAAGCAACACAGGCTACTTCTCCCTGTATCCAATTTGGCTTCCTTAACTCCTTTCCCCGACTATATAGTTCAATCCTCAAAGCACTCTCCAATAAACCTGCATGCAAAACCTGTTTCCGTCTGATTCCAGGAAACCTAACCTATGGCACATGGAGATGAAGGAATGCTAGTAAGTTAAAGTCAAATTTGCTAAATATGTTCATGTACATGCAGTCAAAATACAATATGGGCACTGAGAGGCTTTGTTGCTTGTCTTTCCTGAAGACCCCTAAGACAAGTTTAATGCAGGGGTTGCAAACACAAATGCCCATAGGTCCAGACAGGTGGTGTCAATGAGGAGAGCGATCTTGTGGGGATAGGTGTGGAAGGGACACATGCTCCTCAGCTAAAGCCACTTGGCTGCTCTGCTCCACACAGAATGTTTGAGCTTTGGGAAAAAGATAAAGTGAAAGTTGGATGGGAGCTGGAGGTGCACCCATGGATGGCTTCCCAGTTGACTCAGAAGATAGCACTAAACAGTgggcaggagaaagaagagaagaggaaggtaTGCAGAGCAGAATTCCTGACAGCAAAAGAAGGGGTCTGACATATGCCCAACCTCTCCATGAGGTCCACTAAGATGACTCTCAGATTCCTATCTCTGTCCTGAACTCAAAGACAGCTCTAGGAAACCTCTTTAGAGTTCTGTGCCCCAATAGAATTTTCTGCTCCTGTGAGTTTTACTGTGTCATATATTTCAACCCTGACCCAGTAGGAAGGTACTGAGAAGTGAAAACTGAGAAGGACATCTCATGGTTGAAGGAATGTTGTTCTTGAGATCTCCTGCATCCGTATAGCACTGACTCAGTTGTGGGGTAAGGATGTGATAAATTCTTTAACGGGAAGAAACATGGAAAGAGTTAGGTGGGACCTAGCAAAAACTTTTCTACTACCTTTGCCTTCCTTATATTTccactagagaaagaaaataacaaaataacaagatAAAATTTTAGTAGAATCACTCATTCTCCGCAGTTGTTTTAAATTGAAAGACCTGAAGAATGATTATAATCTGAATAATCCtacatttgagaaaagaaaatattgtggatatgaacttaaaatatatttttaagtttttattttaattctacttGGTTGACAtaatgtcatattagtttcagacaTACAATATAGTgcttcaacatttccatacatcatTCTGtattcatcatgacaagtgcactttGTAATACCCACCACTTATTTAACCTGTCcgccccacctctcctctggtaaccgcCAGTTctcattaagagtcttttttttttgagttctctttctctctctctctttctctcattttcccccttttctcatttgttttgtttcttaaattccacatatagtgaaacatatggtatgtcTTCTCCAATAATTTCACATACCATTGtgctctctagctctatccatgttattgcagatgtaaagatttcattcgtttaaaaaaatttttttaatgtttatttatttttgagacagagagagacagagcatgaatgggggagggtcagagagagggagacacagaatccgaaacaggctccaggctctgagctgtcagcacagagcccgacgcggggctcgaactcacggaacgcaagatcatgacctgagccgaagtcagccgctcaaccgactgagccacccaggcaccccaagatttcattcgtttttatggatgaataattttCTACTGtatcttctttatgcattacTCAATTGATGGACACatgttgcttctgtatcttggctattgtaaataatgctgctataaaataGGGGTAGAGCGTTCTTGTATTcgttggttaaatacctagtcatgtaattgttggatcataaggtagttctatttttaactttttgaggaaactctttaatgtttttccagagtagctgcaccagtttgcattcccaccaacagtggaggagggttctcctttctccacatcctcaacaacatctgttgtttcttgtgttgttgcctttagccattttgacaggtgtgagatgatatctcatcgtagttttagtttgcatttccctgatgatgagtgatgttgagcatcttctcaggtgtctgttggccatttggatgtcctctttggagaaacgtATATttttctgcccagtttttaattggattatttggttttggggtgttgggttgtgttagtttttaaatgtattttggatactaaccctttataagatatgtcatttgaaatatgatctcccattctgtaggttgtcttttagttttgctgattgtttcctttgctgtgcagaagttttgtattttggtgaagtcccaatagtttgtttttgcttttgtttcccttgactcaggagacatatctagaaagaagttgctgtcaCCGatatcaaagaggttactgcctgtgttctcctctaggattttgatggtttcctgtctcacatttaggtatttaatctattttatttttttttttttaatttttttttcaacgttttttaatttatttttgggacagagagagacagagcatgaacgggggaggggcagagagagagggagacacagaatcggaaacaggctccaggctccgagccatcagcccagagcctgacgcggggctcgaactcacggaccgcgagatcgtgacctggctgaagtcggacgcttaaccaactgcgccacccaggcgccccaatatttaatctattttaaatttattttggggtatggtgtaagaaagtggtccactttcattcttttacatgttgctgtccagttttcccaaaactatttgttgaaaacgcttttttttcccccattggatatcctttcctgctttgttgaagattaactgaccataaaattatgggttcatttctgggttttctattctgttcccttgatctaaAAACCTattttgtgacagtaccatactgttttcattactacatCTTTATAACataacttgaagcctggaatCATGATACCTccaattttacttttcctttcaagaCTGCTTTACCTATTTGAAGTCTTCTGTgattccataccaattttaggattgcaaaaaatgctgttggtattttgatagggattgccttaaatgtgtagatggctttgggtagtatagacattttaacaatatttgttcttccaatccatgagaactgaatgtctttccatttccttgtgtcatcttccatttctttcatcagtgctttatagttttcagaatacaggtcttttacctttttggttaggcttattcctaggtatcaaAATTTGTTCTGGGTCACTAGTCCTATGCCAGATACCCTGAAGTGCTGTGGTGGCTGGGTGTTGTGTGCTAGGGCTGCTGGGGGCACAAGGCTGGGCACAAATAGGTGAGGTGCATGAAGATGGCTGGATAGGACTAGGGCTGAAGTATGATGGTGGCTGGGGGCATGCAGTTGGGTGAGGTACAGTGACTGGGCACAGTGTGCAGTGGCAGTTGGGCACCTGGTGGCTGGGGATGGTGTGTGAGGGTGGGGTGTGCACAAGGTGTGCACAGGGTGGCTATTCAGGGTGCACATGCAACTTTAACAAAATTTGGCCTGAACCCAGGGCTGAGGCCAACAATCTTGGAGTGGGCTAGTCCTTAACTTGTGGGCATGGTGCACTGCCAACAGGCCAGGCAACAGCTTTATGTGCATTTCTGCTTCCTGCTGGTAGCTGTGTATttatgctgggggcaggggagaaaaaTGGTTCTTTTCTGCTCCATCATTTTCAGTGAAGTTCTTCAACATTCTCCAAAATCAGATGAACAGATTTGTCTCCCATTTGTGCCTGGTGTCATGTAAACTGCTGTTTTTATGTTGCCTCTCTGTGCAagctgctgtctctttaagggaaGTGACCCAGGTATCAATTGCCCTCCTAGCTCACCCAGTGCTGAGTGCTGACCTCTGATGCTCCAAACTCCAAGTCCCACTGGTTATACAAAGTCATGGATTTCAGCCTATCTCGTTTTCAAAACCAAACATTATGGGGATTACTCTTCCCTGGGTGAGCTCCCTGGTGTGAGGAACCATTTTTCTACCCTCTCCATGGGCGGAGCTCTCTCCCTCCTGTGGACAGCCTTCCTCCACCTTTCAGACCTTCTTAAAGCTCTCACTTGCAGCTTCCTCTCTATATtgagttgtggagtttgttcctCCAGTCTTCAGATCACTCTCTCAGTTattgacttggatgtggatgatATCTGGTTGAAAACCTGGGGTGGGGTGAACTCAGGGTCTCGGCCATCTTCCCAAGCTCCTCCCCTCTTCCAGATATGAACTTCATATCAAACTTATAGACATTACTTACATCTTCAAACCTATCTTTTATAGTTCTTGGTGGTGTTTCTAAGGTTAGGATTATGAGATAGAGGAAGACATAACATGGAAATGGGTATGTGCCACAAGACCTCTAAGTGTGCCTGGAGTCTATTTCCAGGGTGCTTACAGGAGACTGTGAATTCAGAACAGCCAATAATACATGGAGCATAGTTTCAGGCTTAGCTTGCACTGgaaaatcaagatttttttttacttgagctACAGTCAAATAAGCTGGCTTATG is a genomic window containing:
- the LOC131483517 gene encoding olfactory receptor 2V1-like, with translation MAWVGNQTLISHFILLGLFTQSPLHFFLFSIIMVMFLVALSGNGLMILLINVDSRLHNPMYFFLSWLSLMDLMLISTIVPRMATDFLLGHGAISFTGCGLQILFFLTLLGDECFLLAFMAYDRYVAISNPLRYSVVMSRRVCWLMVTVSWLFGLVDGLIQAIFTLHFPYCGSQEVDHFFCEVPAILKLACADTSLYETMIYVCCILMLLLPFSVISASYLQILAAVLHMRSAEGRQKAFATCSSHMAVVSLFYGAAMITYMRPQAYHSSKQDKVVSAFYTMITPMLNPLIYSLRNKEVAEALRKLLGRCPCGGGQA